CCGCAGGGCCCGCTGACCTTCGACCTGCCGCTGTCGCGCGGCGAGACGGCGGCCGTGCTGGGCCTGACGATCGAGACCGCCAGCCGCCAGATACGCAAGCTGGAGCGCGACCAGATCATCGCCCTGCCCGGCGGCCGGGCGGTGACGATCCTCGACATGGCGGCGCTGGAGGCACGGGCGCAGGCGTGACTCCCTTCCCCGTCAGTCCCGCCTGCGTGTGAATGACGGGGTTTGGGAGTGACGGGATTACTTCAAAGGCCCCGCTTTCGCGGAACGACGGTTCTACAGAAGTCTCAGGCTTTCCAGCCGCGCGCGCAGATCGGCGGCGTCGCGGAAGACATGGCCGTGGATGCCGCAGGCCTCGGCTGCGATGACATTTTCGGCGCGGTCGTCGATGAAGATCGCCTCGTCCGCGGTGAGGCCGAAGCGGGCGAGCGCGAGATGGTAGATCGCCCGGTCGGGCTTGATCAGCTTCTCGTCGCCTGACACGACGATATCGTCGAACAGATCGAAGACCGCCGCTTCGCGCGCCCGGAAGGGCGGCCAGAATTCATGGCTGAAATTGGTGATCGCGTAGAGCGGCACGCCGCGTCCATGCAGATCGCGGACGATATCGCCCATGCCGGGCAGCAGGCCGGTGACGGTCTCGGAGAAGCGGGGGCCGAAGGCACGGATCGCATCGGCGAAGCGCGGCCAGCCGGCGATCAGCTCGGCGCTCGTCTCGGCGAAGGGGCGGCCGGCGTCGTGCTGGCTGTGCCAGTCAAGATTGACGACGTCGCGCAGAAACAGCTCAAGCTCGCGCGCGGGCACGAGCTTTTCGAAGAACTGCCGGAGATTCCAGTCGTAGAGCACATTGCCGACATCGAAGATGACGGCGCGTGTGCGGCGCCCAGCCGAAGCCGGAGTGATCAGCCCTGGCGCGCCTTGAAGCGGCGGTTG
The sequence above is drawn from the Rhizorhabdus dicambivorans genome and encodes:
- a CDS encoding HAD family hydrolase, producing the protein MLYDWNLRQFFEKLVPARELELFLRDVVNLDWHSQHDAGRPFAETSAELIAGWPRFADAIRAFGPRFSETVTGLLPGMGDIVRDLHGRGVPLYAITNFSHEFWPPFRAREAAVFDLFDDIVVSGDEKLIKPDRAIYHLALARFGLTADEAIFIDDRAENVIAAEACGIHGHVFRDAADLRARLESLRLL